Proteins found in one Fulvitalea axinellae genomic segment:
- a CDS encoding TonB-dependent receptor: MSELYLRVRPKTFFRKAIGCFFITLLMCSLSAGATEKEVPTAETFTLSVTQGMTLKEALLKIRKKTGMKFFYKDNEVNANLKVDYDFSDTTISSIMDVLLKNTNLEYDIDGKRVYIFPKKATKAEKEPVPQQSKVPVKGTVKDDAGEPIIGANVVVKGTTHGSSTDIDGNFSLDVNPGDILQVSFVGFKPYEFKVTEAVSDLVVSLELDQTQLEEVVTIGYGVQKKKDLTGAVAQVSGSTLSKDMPTSITHSMAGRMPGVITTQSTGQPGLDAGSFSIRGKSTFGNNNALVLVDGIPRSWVRIDPNDIADIVILKDAASTAIYGARAANGVVLITTKQGEKGKAEISYSGSFSIQQATIEPELMNAYEYAKYFNEAKLNDGQNAEYTDEEVEKFRIGAPGYEGSDWWRACIDKSAPRKQHNLSVTGGGDKIRYFVSGNLMEQDGLLKSTDFGRYGIRSNISAQVTPQIKLTANLAYREEERNEPGKTNLWYNIGESLPTYSAYVNKEGVVKKGLGFNGLNTNPIGRALHSGYGKIKNSFYQSNLGIEYKVPKVEGLTLNGRFTYDKTFEDRSYLVKPFEFWVHDKTNDTYTSKMSENTTKLTKRKREAQLLTLMASVNYARTFGKHSVSVLALAESYEDKNSWIEAYREGFITDKIDQIFAGGSLNQRTGGSAGETARLGYAGRVSYSYDGKYLVQLNGRYDASYNFSKDNRWGFFPALSLGWRISDEPFLRDNASFISNLKLRASYGKVGNDRVPAYQYLSGFEFKNGYIYGGNYQIGINPTKLANPDITWEVATDYNIGTDFGIFQDRLYGSIEYFHKRTEQILLPRNASTPETFGADLPHENFGIVENKGLEAALNYRGQAGDLKWDLGGTFTWVKSKVIEIDEAKNVADRIKRTGRAFDQFYGYVSEGLFQNQEEIDNWHVQDGNGNKTIRPGDIKFRDISGPDDKPDGIIDGYDQQHIGKSGVPEIIYGMNLSLSYKNFSLMCNWQGAGNFEKYLPMNPFVNRGNSQSRLSDSWRPENPGAKYPRLGVGTPVNNARRSDFWLVDASYLKLRNLTVGYDLNDSPVLKYAGLKSVRVFFTGTNLVNITDDDYIDPLYPEMKAYTFGVNITL, translated from the coding sequence ATGAGTGAACTTTACCTAAGGGTTAGGCCCAAAACGTTTTTTCGAAAAGCGATCGGCTGTTTTTTTATAACGCTGCTGATGTGCTCGCTTTCTGCTGGCGCAACGGAAAAAGAAGTGCCGACAGCCGAAACATTCACGCTGAGCGTCACCCAAGGCATGACGTTAAAGGAAGCCTTGTTGAAAATCCGGAAGAAAACCGGGATGAAGTTTTTTTACAAAGACAACGAGGTGAACGCCAATCTCAAGGTCGATTATGACTTTTCGGACACCACAATCTCCTCGATTATGGATGTCCTTCTGAAAAACACAAACTTGGAATATGACATAGACGGCAAGAGAGTATACATATTCCCCAAAAAAGCTACCAAGGCCGAAAAAGAACCTGTTCCGCAACAAAGCAAGGTGCCCGTAAAAGGAACGGTAAAAGACGACGCGGGAGAGCCGATTATCGGAGCTAACGTTGTGGTAAAAGGCACAACCCACGGCTCGTCGACAGATATCGACGGTAATTTTTCACTCGACGTTAACCCCGGAGACATCCTGCAGGTCAGTTTCGTGGGGTTCAAACCCTACGAGTTCAAGGTTACGGAAGCCGTCAGCGACTTGGTGGTTAGCCTCGAATTGGACCAGACGCAACTGGAGGAAGTCGTAACGATCGGGTACGGAGTCCAGAAGAAAAAGGACCTTACCGGAGCGGTAGCCCAAGTAAGCGGATCTACGCTGAGCAAAGACATGCCCACGTCGATCACCCACTCGATGGCAGGCCGGATGCCCGGCGTTATCACCACACAAAGCACCGGCCAGCCCGGCCTCGACGCCGGATCATTCTCCATCCGGGGCAAAAGTACTTTCGGAAATAATAACGCTCTGGTTCTTGTTGACGGAATCCCCCGCTCGTGGGTAAGGATAGACCCTAACGATATCGCGGATATCGTAATCCTGAAAGACGCGGCCAGCACCGCCATTTACGGAGCCCGGGCGGCCAACGGAGTTGTGCTGATCACTACCAAACAAGGGGAGAAGGGCAAAGCCGAAATCTCGTATTCGGGTTCTTTCTCTATCCAGCAGGCCACCATAGAGCCCGAGCTGATGAACGCCTACGAGTACGCCAAATACTTTAACGAAGCGAAACTCAACGACGGGCAAAACGCGGAATACACGGACGAGGAAGTCGAGAAATTCAGAATAGGGGCTCCCGGCTACGAAGGAAGCGACTGGTGGCGCGCCTGTATCGACAAAAGCGCTCCACGCAAGCAGCACAACCTGTCGGTGACAGGCGGCGGCGACAAGATCCGGTATTTCGTTTCGGGCAACCTGATGGAACAGGACGGGCTGTTGAAGTCCACCGACTTTGGCAGATACGGGATCCGCTCGAACATTAGCGCCCAAGTGACGCCTCAGATAAAATTGACCGCCAACCTGGCGTATAGGGAAGAGGAGCGCAACGAGCCGGGCAAAACCAACCTTTGGTACAACATTGGCGAATCGTTGCCGACTTATTCGGCTTACGTAAACAAGGAAGGTGTAGTGAAAAAGGGGCTCGGATTCAACGGCCTGAACACCAACCCCATCGGCAGAGCCCTGCACTCGGGATACGGCAAAATCAAAAACTCTTTCTACCAAAGCAATCTGGGTATTGAGTACAAGGTTCCGAAAGTCGAGGGCCTGACCCTGAACGGACGCTTTACGTATGACAAAACCTTCGAAGACAGATCGTACTTGGTAAAGCCTTTCGAATTTTGGGTGCATGACAAAACCAACGACACGTACACCAGCAAGATGTCGGAAAACACTACCAAGCTCACAAAAAGGAAAAGAGAAGCCCAGCTTCTGACTCTTATGGCCAGCGTAAACTACGCGAGAACTTTCGGCAAACACAGCGTCAGCGTACTGGCCCTGGCCGAATCTTACGAAGACAAAAACAGCTGGATAGAAGCGTACAGAGAAGGCTTTATCACTGACAAAATAGACCAAATATTTGCCGGAGGCTCGCTAAACCAACGCACCGGAGGCTCCGCCGGAGAAACGGCCCGCTTAGGCTACGCCGGACGTGTCAGCTATTCGTATGACGGAAAATACCTGGTTCAGCTCAACGGCAGGTACGACGCTTCCTACAACTTCTCCAAAGACAACCGTTGGGGCTTCTTTCCTGCGCTGTCCCTTGGCTGGAGAATCAGCGACGAGCCGTTCCTGAGAGACAACGCGAGCTTTATATCCAACCTGAAGCTCCGGGCCTCGTACGGCAAAGTGGGCAACGACCGGGTGCCTGCCTACCAATACCTTTCGGGCTTTGAGTTTAAGAACGGTTACATTTACGGAGGCAATTACCAGATAGGGATCAACCCGACCAAACTGGCCAACCCGGACATCACTTGGGAAGTGGCCACCGACTATAACATCGGCACCGACTTCGGTATTTTCCAAGACCGTTTGTACGGATCAATCGAATATTTCCACAAAAGGACCGAGCAGATCCTATTGCCAAGAAACGCCTCCACTCCGGAAACCTTCGGGGCGGATCTTCCCCACGAAAACTTCGGGATAGTGGAGAACAAAGGCCTCGAAGCCGCGCTGAATTACAGGGGACAGGCCGGAGACCTGAAGTGGGATCTCGGCGGAACGTTCACTTGGGTGAAAAGTAAAGTGATCGAAATCGACGAGGCCAAAAACGTGGCGGACAGGATAAAGAGAACCGGCCGGGCGTTTGACCAATTCTACGGCTACGTATCGGAAGGCTTGTTTCAAAACCAGGAGGAAATCGACAACTGGCACGTACAGGACGGCAACGGCAACAAAACAATCCGCCCCGGCGATATCAAATTCCGCGACATCAGCGGCCCGGACGACAAGCCCGACGGCATTATCGACGGCTACGACCAGCAACACATAGGCAAAAGCGGTGTGCCCGAAATCATCTACGGCATGAACCTTTCGCTTAGCTACAAGAATTTCTCCCTGATGTGTAACTGGCAAGGGGCCGGCAATTTCGAGAAGTATTTGCCGATGAACCCTTTCGTCAACCGGGGCAACTCGCAAAGCCGTCTGTCAGACAGCTGGCGGCCTGAAAACCCCGGAGCCAAATATCCGCGCCTTGGTGTCGGCACGCCGGTCAACAACGCCCGCAGATCCGATTTCTGGCTTGTAGACGCGTCATACCTAAAACTCAGAAACCTGACTGTAGGCTACGATCTCAACGATTCCCCCGTTCTGAAATACGCGGGGCTGAAATCGGTACGGGTGTTTTTCACAGGCACCAACTTGGTGAACATCACGGACGACGATTACATCGACCCGTTATATCCGGAGATGAAAGCGTACACTTTCGGCGTAAACATAACGCTTTGA
- a CDS encoding FecR family protein, producing MEKNSEDIENLLPKYLRGETSPEENALIDRCRESDPDMRERWDEASGIWESLNGDKVADRPGNRKQELLRDTLKSISAKENSKPKKRFPLAIAASLALLLAAGVSVWLTSDSGNDLATAEPNDVVFSFPETSPISLNEIRNGDRSVYDDSDSLVRLDALKKIKTSEAVTIRVPYGKRIRVRLEDGTTVWINSGTTLTVPEQAETGPRRVKVRGEAFFSVAHAGRPFVVDAGLALIKVYGTEFNVNNYPESEASSVTLVEGSVALFSESIADSVLLAPEQRAVLTSRNGYKVDNVKTEAFTSWKDNILFFENQSFKQLTPILERWYGVSISDPDNRMEGARFTGIFDETDSLEIVMTAFCRREDFGFEINDGFVRITAKPAK from the coding sequence ATGGAAAAGAATTCCGAAGATATTGAAAACCTATTGCCGAAATACCTTAGGGGCGAGACTAGCCCTGAGGAAAACGCGCTTATTGACCGTTGTCGGGAAAGTGATCCGGATATGCGTGAGCGCTGGGACGAGGCGTCCGGTATTTGGGAAAGTCTAAACGGTGACAAAGTAGCCGACAGGCCGGGAAACAGAAAACAGGAGCTACTGCGGGATACGCTTAAAAGTATATCCGCCAAAGAAAATTCCAAGCCGAAAAAGCGTTTTCCTTTGGCTATAGCGGCGAGTCTGGCTTTGCTGTTGGCGGCGGGGGTTTCGGTATGGCTTACTTCGGATTCCGGAAACGATTTGGCGACTGCCGAGCCAAACGATGTTGTTTTTTCCTTTCCCGAAACCTCACCGATAAGCTTAAACGAAATACGCAACGGAGACCGCTCGGTCTACGACGATTCGGACAGTTTGGTTAGACTGGACGCCTTAAAAAAGATAAAAACCTCGGAGGCCGTAACCATTAGGGTTCCGTACGGAAAACGTATAAGGGTGCGTTTGGAAGACGGGACCACAGTTTGGATTAATTCGGGAACAACCCTAACGGTGCCCGAGCAGGCCGAAACCGGCCCCAGAAGGGTGAAAGTACGCGGAGAGGCGTTTTTTAGTGTAGCCCACGCCGGTAGGCCGTTTGTTGTTGACGCGGGCCTGGCTTTGATCAAAGTGTATGGCACTGAGTTCAATGTCAACAATTATCCGGAATCGGAAGCCTCCAGCGTTACGCTGGTGGAGGGGAGCGTGGCCTTGTTTTCCGAGAGTATAGCCGATAGCGTCTTGCTGGCTCCGGAACAGCGGGCGGTACTCACGTCCCGGAACGGATACAAAGTGGACAATGTGAAAACGGAGGCTTTCACTTCTTGGAAGGATAATATACTGTTTTTTGAAAACCAGTCTTTCAAACAGCTTACGCCGATCTTGGAACGCTGGTACGGGGTGTCTATCTCCGACCCCGACAACAGGATGGAAGGTGCGCGATTTACAGGTATTTTCGACGAAACGGACAGCCTCGAAATCGTGATGACAGCATTTTGCCGACGGGAGGATTTTGGGTTTGAGATTAATGACGGTTTTGTGCGTATAACCGCAAAACCTGCCAAATAA
- a CDS encoding RNA polymerase sigma-70 factor, translating to MDINEEKFFTLLNQKKYESAFGWLYAQYFDALFSYAFGMVQSDKVAEDLVQETFLSVWENKGGLKNIASLESYLYKGVYFNAMNEVRRKKVRETNAKTVLHVLYEDENSESDKGLEAEIRKAIDDLPERCKEIFYLSKYSELKRSAISELLGVSVRTVDAQLNRAINKIRKYLMTTQTFMEKRNA from the coding sequence ATGGATATTAACGAAGAAAAATTTTTCACGTTGCTCAACCAAAAGAAGTACGAAAGCGCTTTCGGTTGGCTATACGCCCAATATTTTGACGCACTTTTCAGCTATGCCTTCGGGATGGTCCAAAGCGATAAAGTGGCTGAGGATCTGGTTCAGGAAACATTTCTTTCGGTATGGGAAAACAAGGGAGGCCTTAAGAATATCGCAAGTTTGGAATCGTACCTGTACAAAGGCGTTTATTTCAACGCAATGAATGAGGTGAGGAGGAAAAAGGTGCGGGAAACGAACGCTAAGACGGTCTTGCATGTACTGTACGAAGACGAAAACAGCGAGAGTGACAAGGGCCTGGAAGCCGAGATAAGAAAAGCGATAGACGACCTTCCGGAAAGGTGTAAGGAGATTTTCTATTTGAGTAAATATTCCGAACTAAAGCGAAGCGCCATATCCGAACTTTTGGGCGTTTCGGTGAGAACGGTAGACGCCCAGCTAAACAGGGCGATTAACAAAATCAGAAAATACCTGATGACAACCCAAACCTTTATGGAAAAAAGGAATGCGTGA
- a CDS encoding GntR family transcriptional regulator yields the protein MIFEVNEESETPKFQQLVDSVTRALAEGTLDTGDQLPSVNTICKEYRLSRDTVFKAYNILKEKGTVQSVPNKGYFIAKENRKVFLFLDTFKAYKEVLYGGLVKNLSPNIVADVHFHHYNTELFKRLVEENAGKYSKYIVMPFDNPEVGEALKRLPANKTLIIDWDTNATDHKNRLYQNFGTAVRRELEGVESLLRKYTKCVMLYPEFTFHPKDTVENFEAFCKDKRIPYEVQYDSQALDVKPGEMYFSVSDRMLGMVLEQCKARNLELGADVGVLSYNETPMKKFVDKGITVISTDFEKMGEEAARFSNGQVSMDICVPTKITLRESL from the coding sequence ATGATTTTTGAAGTAAACGAAGAAAGCGAAACGCCTAAATTTCAGCAACTTGTTGATTCCGTAACCCGGGCTTTGGCCGAGGGTACTCTGGATACGGGAGACCAGCTTCCGTCGGTGAATACTATTTGCAAGGAGTATCGCCTGTCCAGAGATACTGTTTTTAAGGCTTATAATATCTTGAAAGAGAAGGGAACGGTGCAGTCGGTGCCTAACAAGGGATATTTTATCGCTAAAGAGAACCGCAAGGTGTTTTTGTTTCTCGATACATTCAAAGCCTACAAAGAAGTGCTGTATGGCGGTTTGGTGAAGAACCTGTCGCCGAATATAGTGGCCGACGTTCATTTCCATCATTATAACACCGAGCTTTTCAAAAGGCTGGTGGAGGAAAACGCCGGCAAATACAGCAAGTATATCGTGATGCCCTTCGATAATCCGGAAGTGGGCGAGGCTCTAAAGCGCCTTCCGGCGAACAAAACGCTGATTATTGATTGGGACACCAATGCGACAGACCATAAAAACAGGCTTTACCAAAACTTCGGGACTGCCGTCCGCAGGGAACTGGAAGGCGTAGAAAGTTTGTTGAGAAAATATACGAAATGCGTAATGCTCTATCCGGAATTCACTTTTCATCCGAAAGATACCGTTGAGAATTTCGAGGCTTTCTGCAAAGACAAGCGGATTCCTTACGAGGTCCAGTACGATTCGCAAGCGTTGGACGTAAAGCCTGGCGAGATGTATTTCAGCGTAAGCGACCGAATGTTAGGGATGGTTTTGGAACAGTGCAAAGCCAGAAATCTGGAACTTGGCGCGGATGTGGGCGTGTTGTCTTACAACGAGACTCCGATGAAGAAATTCGTTGACAAAGGCATCACGGTAATCTCCACTGATTTTGAGAAAATGGGAGAAGAGGCTGCTAGGTTTTCCAACGGCCAAGTGTCTATGGATATTTGCGTGCCTACCAAAATCACGCTTAGGGAATCCTTGTAA
- a CDS encoding xylulokinase, whose product MFLLGIDIGSSSVKVALVEGESGKCVASAFHPKKEMKITAPRAGWAEQDPEQWWKHLKRAMAEALRESGVSPESIGAVGISYQMHGLVVVDKALKPLRPAIIWCDSRAVEIGDTAFEAIGKDKCLATLLNSPGNFTASKLKWIKDNEPDIYNRIYKIMLPGDYIAMKLTGEPKTTVSGLSEGIFWDFERNELSREVLDYFGFDESLVSETAPTFGPQGTLPPEASQELGLAEGTKVCYRAGDQPNNAFSLNVMNPGEVAATAGTSGVVYGISDRLAFDRQSRVNTFAHVNHRQEAKRLGVLLCVNGTGILNSWLRENIGPENFSYEEMNALAERIPVGAEGMSVLPFGNGAERILNNRDIGAQIGGTLNFNIHTRAHLFRAAQEGIAFAFKYGMEIMAAMGTEAKVIRAGHANMFLSPIFRQTLASVTGASIELYDTDGAVGAARGAGIGAGYYKNTREAFRNLKIIETVRPDASGAELFREAYGRWTNQLAKFL is encoded by the coding sequence ATGTTTCTACTAGGTATAGATATCGGGAGCTCATCGGTGAAGGTGGCACTTGTGGAAGGCGAAAGCGGAAAGTGTGTGGCCTCGGCTTTTCACCCGAAAAAGGAGATGAAAATTACGGCGCCGAGGGCGGGATGGGCCGAACAGGATCCGGAACAGTGGTGGAAACATCTGAAACGGGCCATGGCGGAAGCGCTTCGGGAGTCGGGAGTGTCGCCGGAAAGTATCGGCGCCGTAGGAATCTCTTACCAGATGCACGGCCTAGTTGTGGTTGACAAAGCGCTGAAGCCTTTGCGCCCGGCCATTATCTGGTGCGATAGCAGGGCTGTGGAAATCGGTGATACAGCTTTCGAGGCTATAGGCAAAGATAAATGCTTGGCAACTTTGCTGAACTCTCCGGGTAATTTCACGGCATCGAAGCTCAAGTGGATTAAGGATAACGAGCCCGATATCTACAACCGGATTTACAAGATTATGCTTCCGGGCGATTATATCGCCATGAAGCTCACGGGCGAGCCAAAAACCACTGTAAGCGGACTGTCGGAAGGGATTTTTTGGGATTTCGAACGCAACGAATTGTCCCGGGAAGTGCTTGACTATTTTGGTTTTGATGAGAGTCTTGTCTCTGAAACCGCGCCTACCTTCGGCCCGCAGGGGACGCTTCCGCCCGAAGCCTCTCAAGAGCTCGGTTTAGCCGAAGGGACAAAGGTCTGTTACCGGGCCGGAGACCAGCCGAACAACGCTTTTTCCCTAAATGTAATGAATCCCGGAGAGGTGGCGGCCACGGCCGGAACTTCGGGCGTGGTGTACGGCATCAGCGACCGGCTCGCTTTTGACCGGCAGTCCCGTGTCAATACTTTCGCCCATGTCAACCACCGCCAGGAGGCGAAGCGTTTAGGTGTTTTGCTCTGCGTAAACGGGACCGGGATCCTGAATTCTTGGCTTAGGGAAAATATTGGCCCGGAGAATTTTTCCTATGAGGAAATGAACGCCTTGGCCGAACGGATTCCTGTCGGGGCGGAAGGTATGAGCGTTTTGCCCTTTGGCAACGGCGCCGAGCGGATACTCAACAACCGGGATATCGGAGCGCAGATAGGTGGCACTTTGAATTTCAATATCCATACCCGGGCGCATCTGTTCCGGGCGGCGCAGGAAGGAATCGCTTTCGCTTTTAAATACGGGATGGAAATAATGGCGGCGATGGGAACGGAGGCGAAAGTCATTCGGGCCGGACACGCCAATATGTTTCTAAGCCCCATTTTCCGCCAAACCTTGGCTTCCGTTACCGGAGCCTCGATCGAACTGTACGATACTGACGGAGCCGTAGGCGCGGCCCGCGGAGCCGGTATCGGCGCGGGATATTACAAAAACACACGGGAGGCCTTCCGTAATCTCAAAATCATCGAAACGGTTAGGCCCGACGCCTCCGGTGCGGAGCTTTTCAGGGAAGCCTATGGCCGTTGGACAAACCAACTGGCCAAATTCTTATAA